The genomic window GCCCGTGATACCATGAAATAGTAGGAGGATTGGTGTAATGTTGTCGGTTGTATTGCATTGAGTTTCGAGAGctgaatatatagagtacagatGACTTGGATATTAAACAAACCTAAAGATAAGATAGAATCTAATCCTATCCTACCATAACAATCGGATCATTATGTATCctataccatatactctaacaaaaataaataattgtGCGATGCTAAATTTAGAGCGTGAAACTAGGGAAGAGTCGTATCTTGAAGAACAAAACCAATGACTTCTAATCGTGGGAATACAATGTTAACCCTGAAATTCTGCTCTATACTTATTTGTGCACAAGTATAGTTTATTTTCAGGGTGATTATTGCAACTAATATCAATTCCTATCTATGCCACAATTGTTAAATTGGGATATATTAGTTCACTGCAATATATAAATGTTAGAAATAAAGCACAATATGATCAAACATgagacacgatttttacgtGGAAAACCCTTGCGGGAAAAAACCACAGGCGCCAATCggtgatcttcactatatcagggatgtgtacaatgcaggagattacaatgagcgtcttgtctctccttgcagcttacaagatatatctataggGGTGAACACATACGACTTTAGTCTAATATGGACTGTTCCGGAATACAGGCTGAATGCGTCCCTTGTCTAGCTcaacaagaattcggatcacaatccaacaaacttCACCTTGAGACGAAttccatcttgtagcaaataaagaatcatcaataaactcccttcaataataaatatcaccgacGCCAAAAGTTTCTAGAACTCAAACTGTAATACcaactaaacttgagcatagctcaaatttagtagcagaaacggcttcagcccaaaaacgtctatgcatacctgcattagacaacatgcaacgGGCCATCGAGatgatagttctgttcataCGCTCAGCTACACCGTTTTGTTGTGGAGTACCAGGAACAGTGTAGTGTCTCATAATACCttcagacttacaatatgaatcaaattcatcagaACAGAATTCCATCCCATAATCAGTGCGAAGCTTCtttgcctttcaaccataaccttccactctttaaatgctttaaatGCTTCTGATTTATGTTCAAGAAATAAGGTCAAACTCTTctcgagtaatcatcaataatagttaacatataacgagAACCACCTAGTGAAGACCTACGAGATGGTCCCCATAAATCAAAATGCATATAATCAAGAATATCTTCTGTTGTATGAACcgaagtgttgaatttcaccctcttatgcttgccaaaaatacaatgctcacaaaatttcagcttgccgatactatgtccatcaagaagacctctcttgctcaattctaCCAAACTAAGTTCACTCATATGCCCAAGACGCATATGCCAaagattagtagcatcagaatctgataatgaatgtgaacttacagCGGCATCACCTGTGATTGTAGTGTCTCgaagatgatataaattggaagactttaaatcacctttcattacaataagggaatattttttcaccttcaaaataccatcttcacctgaccaatcataccctttagtatcaagagtactcaaagAAATAAAGTTCTTTTTCATACCTGAAACGTGCCTCccatcatgcatctttatcataattgatctaATTCCAACAATTGGATGTGGGTTGTCATCACCCATCCTAATAGAACCAGTATCTTAAAcagaattataagtggtgaaccaatctctatgcatgcatatatgaaaagacgcagcagagtcaataatccattcatcaccactactagcacatccagcaaaagcaacgagtctctccatcagaactattaTCGAAAACAACAACAGATGCTTTACGTTCTTCATTAGATTtacctttcctcttttttttattcttcaacttgtaacattcagatatgttatgattattttttttgcaatacctgcagaatttttctttgcctctggACTTTGAACGACCCCTGTAACCGTTCAAACTTTTATCTCTTTAGCTATTATGCgaattcttctcctttgtccTACCACGCACAATCGAACCTTCTCCATTGGAAATAGAGCCATCAGTAGACACCATCtatttcatctttttcttgGCATGCAATgcctcataaacttctttcaaagttagtgtatcatgactgtataatatggtatctctgaagtttgcaaaagaagtaggtaatgagcacaaaagaataagactcaaatcctcatcatcatattttacctccatagactaTAGGTCAGCAACGATCTCCTTAAAGACCGAAAGTTGATTCATCACAGAACCACCCTCCTGTAGTTTATGCgtgaacaacttcatcttcagatgcattTTACTGGTCAGATCCTTAGACATACAGATCGATTCCAGCTTTAGCCATAAAGCAGCAGCGGTTTTctcctgcaaaatattgtttgataaatgaagatgaatttgtgacaaagccttacgatcctttctctttttttcatcAGCCCAAGACTTTTGATCCTTATTTCCAAAATTATCAAGCGCATCATCCAGATCAGTGTGCGCAAGAATAGCTCGTATCTTTACTTGTCATAGAGAAAATCTTGTATCATGATCTAGCAGTGGAATATTATATTTCATAGAAGCCATGATAAATAATAATTAGGAACAAAATAGCTTGCAGCCTCTCTGGTACAGCCCTGTGTGCACGAAGCAAAAAACTGCAGAAGTCCTGGTACACTTTATGTACGTGTAGCAATTAAACAGCAAAGCTCCTGGTAAACTTTCTCGGGTGCACCTAGCAAAGATGTCAAGTTTTGGCTTTTCACGTGAGAGAGCAGGCCTTGGTGTTCTCGGAACTTGAAcctccctttttttcttttcttcacgtGAGAGTGGGTGCTCATCGGGACTGATTTTTTATGGTTGCTGAAGATTTTTCCTTCTCCTTGGTGCACGCGTGAAAACACCAGACAGCCGACTCGAAAAATGAGCTACGGAATCCGGCTGCTAGATGCGGAATAATCAATCCCGAGGAAATTCGACGAATCTCGAGATAACGCCGAGCAAATTCGACGAATCTCAAGCGACGGGATCCGACGACGAAAAATcagatctatattttttttttctcgtattCTCGTATGTTTGAtctggctctggtaccacttgttagaaATAAAGCACGACAGGATCAAACACGAGACATGATTTTTACGTGGAAAACTCTTGCGGGAAAAAACCACAGGCGCCAATcggcgatcttcactatatcagggatgtgtacAATGCAGGAGATTACAATGAACGTCTTGTCTCTCCTTGCaacttacaagatatatttataggggtggacacatacgactctagtctaatacggactgttccGGAATATAGGCTGAAGGATTCCCTTGTCTAgcccaacaagaattcggatcacaatccaacaataAATTTTATGTTTTGGAGAATCTGGGTTCGTGTAAGCTTAAATTTTGGGGGAGAGCTTGAGCTAACATTGCGCTGTCATTTATTTCAAGGTTATATGGTAATGGCTGAGGAAATACCCTCAATGTTATAACAAAAGATTGTTGGGTTGCAATGGTAGGAAAACTACTCTCTTAAGGAACTTTGGATTTATTGTCCACTAGATTAGTGGAACACTTTCTTGAGTAAAGGCAAATTCACAAATCTGCAAGGGTATGTATATGGATCGTGCAATTGGGTAAATGCAGACATTTTGTGCAAATCAATAACTGCATGGTTGCTTCATGCATATCTATTTATTTCATTGGTGCAAATTTGGACTCCAATTCTCCATCTTGTACACATTGTTTGGGTGAAGACAAATATTTATCAGGTAGTTGAGATATTCAGGCATGGACAAATTATTGGAGATACTTATTGCCATGActagtttttcttttgtttgtttgctttgaTCATATTTTTGGAGAAAACATGCATTTGTCATGTTCCTGGTTCAGAAAATCCTGATTAGACAAGTTATCAATTTTTCAAACCTGCACAGGCTTGAAAAGTGCTAACTGCACATCACTTCTTGGTAAGAGTCAGCATCTTTTATAAGTAATAAGTCTCTGCAAATGTGTTTTAGATCGACAACATGGATAGACTTATTGAGATAATAAAGCAAGCGGCAAAAGAAGGGGCGCTGGTCCTATATACCCTTGCTGATCCTTCAATGGCGAAGGCAATTAAGAAGGCCTGCGATCTATGGGGTGTTCCATCGACTGATGTTCTTCGACCTACAGTTGAAGCCATTGCTTCTCATATTGGTGTTGCTCCATCTGGGATTCCACGAAGTTCTCCTAGCCGACAGGGTCATCTCACTGAGGATTACTTCCGACGAATTGAGGCTATTGATTTCACCATCAAACAAGATGATGGAGCTCAGCCACAGAACCTTAACCGTGCACACATTGTACTTGTTGGCGTTTCTCGCTCCGGGAAGACACCATTGTCAATTTATCTAGCTCAAAAAGGATACAAGGTGGCGAATGTCCCAGTTGTGATGGGAGTGGACCTTCCAAAGGCCCTTTTCGAGATAAATCAGGACAAGATTTTTGGATTGACGATAAACCCAGTGGTTCTTCAAGCAATCAGAAAGACAAGGGCCAAATCTCTAGGTTTTGATGGGCACAAGAGCAATTATGCTGAAATGGAGCACGTGCGGCAGGAATTGAACCACGcaaatcatattttttctcaaaatccaATGTGGCCAGTCATTGGTATGATTAGTTAATTGTCTTCATGGAAACcttttgtttgttgtttcttctttttaaaGCATTCTTTCGTATTGGTTTCCTGCAGAAATCACTGGGAAAGCTATAGAGGAAACAGCTGCTGTCATTGTCAGGATTCACCATGACAGGAAACAGAAGTGCTCCATGCCACGCATATCGAAACGGTACTAGCATCACGTTCTATCCCTTCTACTACACCTTGTAATGT from Phragmites australis chromosome 14, lpPhrAust1.1, whole genome shotgun sequence includes these protein-coding regions:
- the LOC133890003 gene encoding probable pyruvate, phosphate dikinase regulatory protein, chloroplastic isoform X2; the protein is MMGGAKPLAAPLLLPPSPGSHLAPGTASCAPDPSAAPLTPAAQSPDQEGPGPAQRPEETPPRSPALRASSQLSQWSRARALRSGRRLGSEALSAPMTKQPPPPPPPPLPEKEGSAAGEDGEDDDVCLAERDALGKAIYMVSDGTGWTAEHSVNAALGQFEHCLVNRGCAVNTHLFSGIDNMDRLIEIIKQAAKEGALVLYTLADPSMAKAIKKACDLWGVPSTDVLRPTVEAIASHIGVAPSGIPRSSPSRQGHLTEDYFRRIEAIDFTIKQDDGAQPQNLNRAHIVLVGVSRSGKTPLSIYLAQKGYKVANVPVVMGVDLPKALFEINQDKIFGLTINPVVLQAIRKTRAKSLGFDGHKSNYAEMEHVRQELNHANHIFSQNPMWPVIEITGKAIEETAAVIVRIHHDRKQKCSMPRISKRY
- the LOC133890003 gene encoding probable pyruvate, phosphate dikinase regulatory protein, chloroplastic isoform X1 yields the protein MMGGAKPLAAPLLLPPSPGSHLAPGTASCAPDPSAAPLTPAAQSPDQEGPGPAQRPEETPPRSPALRASSQLSQWSRARALRSGRRLGSEALSAPMTKQPPPPPPPPLPEKEGSAAGEDGEDDDVCLAERDALGKAIYMVSDGTGWTAEHSVNAALGQFEHCLVNRGCAVNTHLFSGIDNMDRLIEIIKQAAKEGALVLYTLADPSMAKAIKKACDLWGVPSTDVLRPTVEAIASHIGVAPSGIPRSSPSRQGHLTEDYFRRIEAIDFTIKQDDGAQPQNLNRAHIVLVGVSRSGKTPLSIYLAQKGYKVANVPVVMGVDLPKALFEINQDKIFGLTINPVVLQAIRKTRAKSLGFDGHKSNYAEMEHVRQELNHANHIFSQNPMWPVIEITGKAIEETAAVIVRIHHDRKQKCSMPRISKRVAPVMVYDYLSEVVNTHLEY